Below is a window of Acidobacteriota bacterium DNA.
TCATGGATATCAATGGCAATATGGTTCACGGCTGGTCTCCTCTTCTGGGCTTCGAGCCCGTCTAACGTGGGATGCACGATCAAATCGTGACATCGTTCGAGGGGACCGGCCTACTCATCGTCTCTGGCGGCAGGCTCGTGAGACCAGGCCAAGAGCGCCTGCAGCGGTGATTCACGATCCCCCGCCCAGATCCTTCGCCCGTGCTCCGCCGGGCTCAGGATGACGAGTCCAGCTGCTTCGGATCCTCGTAACCGGCTACCGGCAACCGGCAACTGGCAACCCGCAGTTCAGGATACGGTAGGCTTATCAACGATTGATGCGAGTCACTTTTCTGGGTAGTGGTACGTCAACCGGGGTTCCCGTGGTGGGCTGTTCGTGTTCCGTCTGCAGATCGACCGATTCCCGCAACGTCCGGCTCCGGCAGAGCGCCCTGGTGGAGCTCGATGGCAAGGTCATCCTGATCGACACGACTCCCGATCTCCGCACTCAGCTTCTCCGCTTCCCGGTCGACTGGATCGACTGCATCCTTTTCACCCACGCTCACGCGGATCACATCATGGGGCTCGACGATGTACGCCCATTCAATTTCTTTCACCGCAAGCCGATCGTCGCATTCGCGAACCACTGGACGGCTGCGGGGATTCGCCGCGCGTTCTCGTACATCTGGGCGGACACGCAGCCCGGAGGGGGGAAGCCCCAAATCGACCTGAGAGTCGTCGAAGCTGCGTTCGACCATGAAGGAATCAGCGTGACACCGATTCCGGTGACTCACGGACGGTGGGAGATATTCGGATACCGGATCGGGGATTTTGCCTACATCACCGACACCGACGGCATTCCCGAAGCCTCGCGCGCGCTGCTCGAGGGACTCGAGGTTCTCGCCCTTGACGGATTGCGACCTGGCCCACCGCATCCGACGCACTTCACGATTCCTCAGGCAATCGACGTAGCGCTGGAGATCGGCGCGAAGCAGACGTGGCTCATGCATCTCAGTCACGACGTCGATCATGGCGTGGTGGAGTCGACTCTTCCCGAGACGCTGCGACTGGCATACGACGGACTCGTTCTGGAGATCGCGTGACGAGGGCGATTCCCCGTGTTGAAAGTCTGAAGGGACGGGTGCGTGTCCCCTCTTCGAAATCGCTCACGAACCGTGCGTTGATTCTCGCGCTCGCCACCAGTGGCCCGACGACGATCGGGAGCCCGCTCGACTGCGACGATTCCAGATACCTCCTCGAGGCGATCCGGAAGATCGGATTCGATGTCTCCGGGTCACTCCGAAGCGAGGTGACCATCGGCGACCGGATCACGATGTATGCCGATGATCTGGAGCTGTTCGTGGGAAATGCGGGAACCGCGATGCGATTTCTCAGCGGAACACTCCCCTTCATTCCTGGCAGGTTCGTTTTGCAGGGCGAGCAGAGGATGCACGAAAGGCCGATCGGTCACCTCGTCGAGGCCTTGGTCGCACTCGGTGCCGAGATCGAGTATCTCGAGCAGGAGGGCTATCCACCGGTGGCGATTCGCGGACGAAAGATGCGTGGCGGAATGAAGGTCGCGGTCGACGGGTCGCTCTCGAGCCAGTTCGTCTCGGCGCTGATGATGGGGGGCGTCCACCTTCCGGGTGGACTCACCGTCGTCGCCTCGGATTCGGTTTCTACACCCTAC
It encodes the following:
- a CDS encoding MBL fold metallo-hydrolase; this translates as MRVTFLGSGTSTGVPVVGCSCSVCRSTDSRNVRLRQSALVELDGKVILIDTTPDLRTQLLRFPVDWIDCILFTHAHADHIMGLDDVRPFNFFHRKPIVAFANHWTAAGIRRAFSYIWADTQPGGGKPQIDLRVVEAAFDHEGISVTPIPVTHGRWEIFGYRIGDFAYITDTDGIPEASRALLEGLEVLALDGLRPGPPHPTHFTIPQAIDVALEIGAKQTWLMHLSHDVDHGVVESTLPETLRLAYDGLVLEIA